Genomic DNA from Oncorhynchus mykiss isolate Arlee chromosome 2, USDA_OmykA_1.1, whole genome shotgun sequence:
caacattttaaactaaacattctgatctgttccatTACCCTTATTAATTGATACAGCATAtgcctccactacactactttaatacacatcaatggggattaagaagtgagtacagtatacaccatgCCTAGGCTACTGAAAGAACGTGGGCATACCTTCGTATACCCTGCACTACACCACTGAGTGGGTTCTTCTTCAATGCAAAAAATAACTTGGGTTGAATTTAGTGTTGGTCTTCTTCTATGATATCATGGCGGTCGGCAAACAACCGTTTaagtgcatgccgccacctactatGCTGGAAAATACGATAAATCATGGGCTGCCCAATTATGTATTACCATGAAAATAAATTAACTTGGTGTTACTCCAATTGAGATCTTtgctacagtctctctctctctgctacatgtGTGACATAAACAGATCATAGAGGAAATATCCCTTTCAATATTTCTGATTAATTAGAAATTACAGACTGCCTATTGACTTTTGCTTTCACTTCAGTTTGATGCAGGCCTACAAAGGTTAATAATTTGGTTTTGTTtgggttaaaaaataaaaataaatctcaTTCAATCTAATTCAAGAATGAATATCACTGTTTCATAAACGAGGTCAAATGATCGATGTATATTCTGTATTCCTCTTGGTGTCCGTCTGATGTCGCTGTTGGTTTCCATGAAAGTTGTCGGGCAGTAAATCTCGTACAAAACCGTGAGATTTCAGATTCGCGTTCCTCTTTCAACTCTCCTCCAAGATGGTAAGTGTCGTCGTGCATACTTCTGCTGTAAAATTAGGTTGAAATCTATGTCCATCCTGTGTTGTACGAGTAGAAAAATCACAAATTTGTTTAGTTGTCATATATGTTATAGACATTGTCCCTATCCATTGTCATTATTAAGGAGAATACGGCAGAAAAACGTTGTAAACAGGCGAGCTCTCCCGAATATTGTACAGGCCTTTGCTTGGTAGCGACCCACGTTTACTGACAATGTTACAATTTCGTTCATTCTTAGTTCTGTCACGAAACTTAAATGAACAGTCCTTGTAAAATATTTTATATCGAAATACTTGCAACATCAGCCATTATGACCACATCTATGTTGTGGTAGTTTAGTTTACTAGCTAATCTATTAGTCGCTAACGTTGCCTGCCATAAGTAGGGTCGCGTGAAAGCGAAGTGGAAGCTCGATCGTATGTTTGTGTTCTATCTATCTCGTTCTTGCAACCCGTCATGAAGTATTCTGTTTGGTTGTTGACATGGATAAATGTCTCCTACATCTTGTCCAATCGTGATATTTATTTTGTTATACTAAAGTAAATTATGTCTTGCAGCCTACCAAGAAGACCAAGACCAGGAAGCTCCGTGGGCACGTCAGCCACGGACATGGTCGTATCGGTGAGTTGAGCATGGTCAACATTGGTGATACTTGTGGATAGTACTGGTAGCTATTGCAAAACGTGTGAACTGTTTCTCTCTTCCTAGGCAAGCACAGGAAGCATCCTGGAGGTCGTGGTAACGCCGGTGGCATGCATCACCACAGAATTAACTTCGACAAATAGTGAGTAGAGTACTTTAATATTTTTTGTTTTAGTAAGAAACGATGTAACATTCGTTGTGAACCTTTACTGTAGGTGTACACTGTATTGTCTGGTGGCTTGAGTAGTAAGAAAACATGATCAATGTTGTGTTTTTTAAGAGGGAGTGATCCTCAGCATAGTGTGTGACGCTATCAGAGACTCAGAGTCTCATCTTGACAAACGCCATTGTCTTGGTGTGCTAGAGTTCTCTAAGAGTGAAGACTGGTCCTATTCACCGACTGGCCCCTCTCATAGGCTAGTCACCCACATGGGCAGTTACAAGTGTTGATATTTTTGCCAACACCTCTAGTACTATAAGATGTTTTTTTGCTCACTTTACTTATGGCTGTAGGATGAAATAGTTCCTTGTCGCATTCATTTTGTGCGACAGGTTGTCTTGTCATGCTGTGAAGTTACTATTGACAACACATACAAAGTCCTGTGTTTATTTTTTGCTGATGGGTTTTGCTTTCTGGTGGATTTTCAGTCCCACCACTTCTGATGTCATCTGTTGATTACATTGTCATGACAGTGTTAAGACTGCGCTTCAACCTCATCACCAGTAAGAATTTGGTTTAATACAATATGCTTGGCGTGTCCTGTCTGGTCTCTGTGCTTCCACAGCCACCCTGGGTACTTTGGTAAGGTGGGCATGAGACACTACCATCTCAAGAGGAACACCGTGCACTGCCCCACTGTCAACCTGGACAAACTGTGGACACTCGTGAGCGAGCAGACCAGGCTCAACTACGCCAAGAAGCCCGAAGGCCCTGCGCCCATCATTGATGCCGTGCGCGCTGTAAGTATCTTCCCCAGATCACCATATGTCTGGTCCCAGGTGACGGTGCTGGTTCATGCATATATTTCCCTTTAAGTGTAATGGTTAAGGTAGATTCGGCTTTATTTGAGGAACAATTTGACTTGCCTCCGGTTATGgcaatgtagatttttttttgaaTATGACCAGTCTACTCTACGGGCCTTTTATTTAGCCCAATGCTAAAACCTGATTCAGGTCATCAGCCCCCTGGTTAGTAGCTTATAAATAGCTTTGTGTTCAGTGTGCCACACGGGGTGATGCTGTCAGAGACTCAGAGTCACATCTTGACAAACACCATTGTTTTGGTGTGCTAGAGTTCTCTAAGAGTGAAGACTGTTCCTATTCACCGGCTGGCCCTGTAATAGGTCAATCGGCCACATGGACAGTTACAAGTGTTATACGTTGTTGCCAGGACTGTTCTAGAGCCATGTTTGAGCAGGAGCTCTTGGCCTTTACACGCTGTCATGCAGAATTATCTAACTTTGGGCTGTGGAGAACTTGCTTGTGTACTAGCTGGCCATTCAAACCTAACTGATGTAATGAAATCCCTAATTAGAGGCTTGCACAAATGACGGCCTGCTGCGGTTGTTGAATAACATGGGCTTCTTGACCAGTAGCTCCAGGGTGTCAATGGTTTAGACTTAAAAATCAGGTTTGTTGTAGCCATGCTGACCTCTGGCACTGAATCTTAGACCTGCATTGGTGTGAAAGGAGCTGCTATGAGGGGTTATCAAGTGGATATAGACGGTAGCTAGTAATTTGAGATGGCCATGCATGTCTTTATACTTACGTAACTGGATTTGCTGCCTATCGTTTGGAATCATTCATTTAGCAGATGCAGCATGTAGGGCTATGTACTTAATAAGACTGACTTTGTGGGAAGGTGGGTGACTCAATGAGAGATGTCAAACTTTTAGTGTAGCTGTGTTAAGCAATTTTGGTTCTGTCTCCACAGGGCTACTTCAAAGTGCTGGGCAAAGGCAAACTGCCCAAGCAGCCTGTGATCGTCAAGGCAAAGTTCTTCAGTCGACGGGCAGAGGAGAAGATCAAGGCAGTGGGAGGAGCCTGCGTGCTGATGGCATAAGCTCCTGTCAATGTTTTTTGCAAGAATAAACTGTATAAATTGGATTGGCTTTGTCTTGTGGTCTGTTGAAGATGTAAATGTTGTCTGAAGCTTATCTCACACATTGTCAGGTAAAAGTTGTTGCGCAAGGAACTGAGAATGTATTGATTTGCTGCATAGCATGCCTTTGCCATTGGTcactaaccctgttcctggtaACTACCGGGTGTGTGGACTTGTTCCAACTCAACATGTACTAATCTGACTAGGCTAATTAAGGtgttagagcagtggttctcagttGGTTTTGCCTCgggacccaagttaaacaatgtcaCCCATTATTTGCAGCACTTTTTTTGTCGCCTAAATGCAATATGGAAAAAATATTTTTACTGCTGTATTGATAGTAACTAGCAGTTACATAAAATGTCATTTTTGCCCATGTTGAATGTTACTCACTGGTTTGGAACAACAAAATCTGCTAAATGGTGCTAATAGCTCTTGAAAATGGAGTGAAATTGTTCAGAGATTAAGTTATTCAATAATACGTAGTCTCGGTTTTAAATTCAGATGTATTTTTTTCATTACATTTATACTCGTCACTGACACCAGTTGAGAATAGCTGTGTTTGAGAGATTGCTGCCTGGACAGATTCACTGATCTACAAATTGCCTTGAACACATTAACTGGATAATTGGATGAATGAGGTGTCAGTGTTTGGCTGGGTCAACCTGTACCCAAATGGTTTTGCAGGACCAGGGTTTGATTACTGGTGAATCAAATGTGTTTAACTTTATCTGGGCAAGACGGTTAAGaataatttcttatttacaatgatggccaaacacGGATGAcgttgccctatgggactcccaatcacgactggttgtgatacagcctggattcgaaccagggtgtctagtggtgcctctagcactgagatgcagtgtcttagaccgctgtcaCTGTTTTGGCAGTTATTTTGATCTCTAGACTTGTCTGCTATAAGTTGGCATACCTATGTCGTGTGGGTATTTTATATCTTTGTGAAAGTGGTCTGTTACATACGTATATTAAAACAACCTAAAAGAGAGAACATTTAACTATTTTGAGTCTAGACATTATTACATCCAGCATTCTAACCATTTCACAGCACATCAAATGACGATTCAGGCCATGAACAATGCCCATTTTTAAATAATGTTCAAT
This window encodes:
- the rpl27a gene encoding 60S ribosomal protein L27a is translated as MPTKKTKTRKLRGHVSHGHGRIGKHRKHPGGRGNAGGMHHHRINFDKYHPGYFGKVGMRHYHLKRNTVHCPTVNLDKLWTLVSEQTRLNYAKKPEGPAPIIDAVRAGYFKVLGKGKLPKQPVIVKAKFFSRRAEEKIKAVGGACVLMA